A genome region from Vulpes lagopus strain Blue_001 chromosome 7, ASM1834538v1, whole genome shotgun sequence includes the following:
- the LOC121494305 gene encoding cytochrome c oxidase subunit NDUFA4-like, whose protein sequence is MLRQIIGQTKEHPSLIPFFLFIGAGGTGAAMYVLHLALFNPDISWDRKNDPEFWNKLGPNDQYKFYLVNVDHSKLKKGGPDF, encoded by the coding sequence ATGTTACGCCAGATCATTGGTCAGACCAAGGAGCATCCAAGCTTGATCCCCTTCTTCTTATTTATTGGGGCAGGAGGTACTGGAGCAGCAATGTATGTCTTGCACTTGGCATTGTTCAATCCAGATATCAGTTGGGATAGGAAGAATGACCCAGAATTCTGGAACAAACTGGGTCCTAATGATCAATACAAATTCTATTTGGTGAATGTAGATCACAGCAAACTTAAGAAAGGAGGTCCAGACTTCTAA